A region of Spartinivicinus poritis DNA encodes the following proteins:
- a CDS encoding AAA family ATPase, whose amino-acid sequence MKTDIHDLCLVLDSGVALVVVESYEEPRVLQLMTRLAIKRQLALFSWAITTGMQRLGFGIDLDQDQGFETPEAALQLIKQSPDPGLYVLCDFHPYLEDEPKNIRLLKEIALQYDQLKHTVVFLSHRFELPPELKRYGAHFELSLPSDDQLLNIVREEAANWSNQHRGRKVKTDNRTLKKLVANLRGLSAGEARQLARGVIFDDGAITIDDLPEINKAKFTLMDMEGILSFEYDTAKFSEVGGLERFKQWLKDRQSAFLQTDQSLDQPKGVMLLGIQGSGKSLAAKAVAGVWGVPLLRLDFGALYNKYFGETERNLREALKLADLMSPCVLWMDEIEKGIATGLNDQGTSRRVLGTLLTWMAERATKVFIVATSNDISQLPPELVRKGRLDEIFFVDLPGVEIRHSIFEIHLSKRDQDCQEFDVQRLADITEGFSGAEIEQAVVGALYSAAAEQQQLQMHHLVAAIKGTSPLSVVMAEEIEYLRDWANQRTVLAN is encoded by the coding sequence TTGAAAACAGATATCCATGACCTTTGTTTGGTTCTTGATTCAGGAGTAGCTCTGGTAGTCGTTGAATCCTATGAAGAGCCGCGAGTGCTGCAATTGATGACACGGCTTGCTATTAAACGGCAGTTAGCCTTGTTTTCATGGGCAATTACTACAGGTATGCAACGGCTTGGCTTTGGAATTGACCTTGATCAAGATCAAGGGTTTGAAACGCCAGAAGCTGCACTACAGCTGATTAAGCAGTCACCGGATCCAGGGCTATATGTGTTATGTGATTTTCACCCTTATTTGGAAGATGAGCCCAAAAATATTCGGCTACTTAAAGAAATAGCGCTTCAGTATGATCAGCTTAAGCATACTGTAGTGTTTTTAAGCCATCGATTTGAGCTGCCTCCTGAGCTGAAACGTTACGGGGCTCACTTTGAGTTGTCGCTGCCTTCAGATGACCAGCTGCTAAATATTGTTAGGGAGGAAGCTGCTAACTGGTCGAATCAACATCGTGGGCGAAAAGTAAAAACCGATAATAGAACCCTGAAAAAGCTGGTAGCTAATTTACGTGGTCTGTCGGCAGGTGAGGCTCGCCAGTTAGCTCGTGGTGTTATTTTTGATGATGGCGCCATTACTATTGATGACTTGCCTGAAATAAACAAAGCCAAGTTTACCTTGATGGACATGGAGGGCATTTTAAGCTTTGAGTACGACACAGCTAAGTTTTCTGAAGTAGGAGGTTTAGAAAGGTTTAAACAGTGGCTGAAAGATAGACAGAGTGCTTTTTTACAAACTGATCAATCACTAGATCAACCCAAAGGAGTAATGCTGCTAGGTATTCAAGGCAGCGGTAAAAGCCTAGCAGCTAAAGCTGTAGCTGGAGTATGGGGGGTACCATTACTTCGGCTGGACTTTGGTGCTTTGTATAATAAGTATTTTGGCGAAACTGAGCGTAACCTCCGAGAAGCACTTAAATTGGCTGACTTGATGTCACCTTGTGTCTTATGGATGGATGAGATTGAGAAAGGTATTGCTACAGGGCTTAATGATCAAGGTACTTCGCGTCGCGTATTGGGCACTTTATTAACTTGGATGGCTGAGCGAGCCACCAAAGTATTTATTGTTGCTACTTCTAACGATATCTCTCAATTGCCGCCTGAATTAGTCAGAAAAGGCCGATTAGATGAAATATTTTTTGTGGATTTGCCAGGGGTAGAAATTAGGCATTCTATCTTTGAAATACATCTGTCAAAACGAGATCAAGACTGCCAAGAGTTTGATGTTCAGCGGTTAGCTGATATTACGGAAGGCTTTTCTGGTGCTGAAATTGAACAAGCTGTGGTAGGTGCATTATATTCAGCAGCAGCTGAGCAACAACAGCTGCAGATGCATCACTTGGTTGCTGCTATTAAAGGCACTAGTCCGTTGTCTGTGGTGATGGCAGAAGAAATTGAATATTTAAGGGATTGGGCTAATCAGAGAACTGTATTGGCAAACTAA
- a CDS encoding histidine triad nucleotide-binding protein, producing the protein MDCLFCKIAAGEIPSNKVYEDDQVYAFHDINPGAPTHFLIIPKQHIATLNDAGTEHQALLGHIQLVASKLCKEMGLAEEGYRTVFNCNKQAGQTVFHIHLHVLGGRALRWPPG; encoded by the coding sequence GTGGATTGTTTATTCTGCAAAATTGCAGCAGGGGAAATCCCCTCTAATAAAGTATATGAAGATGATCAGGTATATGCATTTCATGATATTAATCCTGGCGCCCCAACTCACTTTTTAATTATACCTAAACAACATATTGCTACTCTGAATGATGCAGGTACAGAGCACCAAGCATTACTTGGCCATATACAGTTGGTTGCTAGTAAACTATGTAAAGAAATGGGGCTTGCCGAAGAAGGCTACCGAACAGTATTTAACTGTAACAAGCAGGCAGGTCAGACAGTATTTCATATCCATTTGCATGTATTAGGCGGTCGAGCTTTGCGCTGGCCTCCCGGTTAA
- the coq7 gene encoding 2-polyprenyl-3-methyl-6-methoxy-1,4-benzoquinone monooxygenase, with amino-acid sequence MSKDARRLSILDKFISQSDQVLRTLNRHAHQPSRPSPAAGAKDDALSELEQRHAAGLMRVNHSGEVCAQALYQGQGLTAKLPDVREEMEQAAQEEVDHLAWCEERLEQLNSRPSLLNPVWYGLSFSIGALAGALGDKWSLGFVAATENQVCKHLSGHLQSLPVQDTKSRAIVEQMLVDEASHEEKALAAGGINFPKPIKLFMTATSKLMTKTAYHI; translated from the coding sequence ATGTCCAAAGACGCAAGGCGACTCTCAATTCTTGATAAGTTTATCAGTCAATCAGATCAAGTATTGCGAACCCTGAACCGGCATGCTCACCAGCCTTCAAGACCCTCTCCCGCGGCTGGAGCCAAAGATGATGCATTATCTGAGTTAGAACAGCGTCATGCAGCAGGACTAATGCGGGTTAACCACAGTGGTGAAGTATGTGCTCAAGCGCTTTATCAAGGCCAAGGGCTTACTGCAAAGCTACCTGATGTCAGAGAAGAGATGGAACAGGCAGCCCAAGAAGAAGTCGACCACCTTGCCTGGTGTGAAGAGCGATTAGAGCAACTCAACAGCCGACCAAGCTTATTAAACCCTGTTTGGTATGGTTTATCTTTTTCAATTGGTGCACTTGCAGGAGCACTTGGCGACAAGTGGAGTTTAGGGTTCGTTGCAGCAACAGAAAACCAAGTCTGCAAACACCTTTCAGGGCATCTTCAGTCATTACCAGTTCAAGACACCAAAAGCCGAGCAATTGTAGAGCAAATGCTGGTTGATGAGGCTTCTCATGAAGAAAAAGCACTTGCGGCTGGTGGCATCAATTTCCCTAAGCCCATTAAATTATTTATGACAGCCACTTCTAAGCTTATGACAAAAACTGCTTATCATATTTAA
- a CDS encoding OsmC family protein: MQAKVRWIDGVMFLGESGSGHTAVMDGPPDQGGRNLGIRPMEMLLLGVGGCSSFDVMTILQKSKQQVTDCYVDISAERVDEVPAVFSKIHLHFVIKGKDLKEVHVKRAVQLSAEKYCSASIMLTKAGVEISHDYEIQTND; the protein is encoded by the coding sequence ATGCAAGCAAAAGTAAGATGGATTGATGGTGTAATGTTTTTAGGTGAGTCTGGCAGTGGTCATACGGCTGTTATGGATGGGCCTCCTGATCAAGGTGGACGTAACTTAGGTATTCGCCCAATGGAAATGTTATTGCTAGGGGTGGGGGGCTGTTCTTCCTTTGATGTGATGACAATATTACAAAAATCGAAACAGCAAGTGACTGATTGTTATGTAGATATTAGTGCTGAGCGAGTTGATGAGGTGCCAGCTGTTTTTAGCAAAATTCATTTGCATTTTGTGATTAAGGGAAAAGACCTTAAAGAAGTGCATGTTAAACGAGCTGTTCAGTTATCTGCCGAAAAATATTGCTCAGCTTCAATTATGTTAACTAAAGCAGGTGTTGAAATCAGTCACGATTATGAGATTCAAACGAACGATTGA
- the crp gene encoding cAMP-activated global transcriptional regulator CRP → MVAITPTPKIKDLDKFLSLCHRRRYSAKSTIIYAGDSSDSLYYIVKGSVTILIEDDDGRDIIIAYLNEGDFFGEMGLFLDEKDSSRSAWVRAKTECEVAEISYNKFREYCDDDPEMLFAIGKQIASRLRNTTRKVGDLAFLDVTGRVARTLLDLCKEPDAMTHPDGMQIKITRQEIGRIVGCSREMVGRVLKTLEEQGLVSVKGKTMVVYGTR, encoded by the coding sequence ATGGTTGCAATTACCCCAACACCAAAGATTAAAGATTTAGACAAGTTTCTTTCACTATGCCATCGTCGGCGTTACAGTGCGAAAAGCACGATTATATATGCAGGCGATAGTAGTGATTCTTTATACTACATTGTTAAAGGCTCGGTCACTATCCTGATTGAGGATGATGACGGTCGAGATATCATTATTGCCTACCTCAACGAAGGTGACTTCTTCGGTGAAATGGGTTTATTTCTTGACGAAAAAGATAGCTCAAGAAGCGCTTGGGTTAGAGCTAAAACTGAGTGTGAAGTTGCAGAAATCAGCTACAACAAGTTCCGCGAGTACTGCGATGATGACCCAGAAATGCTGTTTGCTATTGGCAAGCAAATCGCCAGCCGCTTAAGAAATACTACTCGCAAAGTAGGCGACTTAGCTTTCCTTGATGTGACTGGACGTGTAGCTCGCACTTTACTTGATTTATGTAAAGAGCCAGATGCAATGACTCACCCAGATGGCATGCAAATTAAAATTACTCGCCAGGAAATTGGCCGCATTGTTGGCTGTTCTCGAGAAATGGTTGGCCGAGTATTAAAAACCCTAGAAGAGCAAGGCTTAGTGTCAGTAAAAGGAAAGACTATGGTGGTGTACGGCACCCGTTAG
- the trpC gene encoding indole-3-glycerol phosphate synthase TrpC, whose protein sequence is MNTPTVLKKILARKEEEIAERLQKKPIEQLIELASSAPACRGFKAAVEAKVQAKQPAVIAEIKKASPSKGVIREAFEPAAIAKSYQQGGATCLSVLTDQDFFQGHDSYLQQARAACDLPVLRKDFTIDPYQLYEARCLGADCILLIVSALSDEQLKGLNQLAQKLGLDVLVEVHDEAELERALQLSGEFLLGINNRNLHTFDVSLETTFKLLKQLPDNRLVVTESGIHTTNDVQSMLAHDVYAFLVGEAFMKADEPGKQLAALFINK, encoded by the coding sequence ATGAATACGCCAACTGTGTTAAAGAAAATCCTCGCTCGTAAAGAAGAGGAAATAGCTGAGCGTTTACAAAAAAAACCAATAGAGCAGTTGATTGAGTTAGCTAGTAGTGCTCCTGCTTGTCGAGGCTTCAAGGCTGCTGTTGAGGCTAAAGTACAGGCAAAGCAACCTGCAGTAATTGCAGAGATCAAAAAGGCGTCTCCTAGCAAAGGGGTGATTCGAGAAGCATTTGAGCCGGCAGCAATTGCGAAAAGCTACCAGCAAGGGGGTGCTACTTGTTTATCGGTATTAACAGATCAAGATTTTTTTCAGGGCCATGATAGCTACTTGCAGCAGGCAAGAGCAGCTTGTGATCTACCTGTATTAAGAAAAGACTTCACTATTGATCCTTATCAACTGTATGAGGCTCGATGTCTGGGGGCCGATTGTATCCTTTTGATTGTTTCTGCACTCAGTGATGAGCAGCTGAAAGGCCTTAATCAATTGGCACAAAAGTTAGGCTTGGATGTGCTTGTTGAAGTGCATGATGAAGCTGAGCTTGAGCGGGCACTACAGTTATCTGGGGAGTTTTTACTGGGAATAAATAACCGTAATTTACACACTTTTGATGTGAGCTTGGAAACTACTTTTAAGCTACTCAAGCAGTTGCCTGATAACCGGCTGGTTGTTACTGAGAGTGGAATTCATACAACAAATGATGTCCAGTCTATGCTGGCGCATGATGTCTATGCCTTTTTGGTAGGAGAGGCGTTCATGAAGGCAGATGAGCCTGGTAAGCAGCTAGCTGCACTTTTTATTAATAAATAG